The genome window TGGCGTTTACGCGATCGAATTCGCGATGGTCGCGATGCCGTTCTTCGCGCTGCTGTTCATGATCTTCGAGGTCTCTTTCACGATTTTCGCCAACCAGATCCTCGACAACGCCGTCAGTGACGCCGCCCGGATGATCCGGACCGGACAGGCGCAGCAACAGAATTTCAGCCAGGCGGAGTTCAAGCAGCAGGTGTGCGGAGGCCTTGTCGGCCTGTTCGACTGCGACTCCTACCTGCATATCGACGTCAAGACGTTCTCCTCGTTCGGCAGCGTCGCCCTGAGCGAACCGACGGATGAAAACGGCGACGTCGACGATGGCAGCTTCAGCTACAATGACGGCGGCGCCAATGACATCGTCGTGGTCCGCGTCTTCTATGAATGGCCGATGATCAGCCCGTTGTCGGGCTCGCACCTGGCCGATCTTTCGAACGGCCGGCGACTGCTTTCCTCAGTTGCCGCGTTCCGCAACGAACCGTTCCCCTGGTAACGAGGAGGCGTAGCGATGGGTATTCCGCCACTCTTTGAAAAGGCCAGCCGGACCGTAGCCGCGAAACTGGCGCGCTTTCGCCGCGACAAGCGCGGTATTGCCGCCGTGGAATTCGCCATGCTGGCACCTGTGCTCGTCATTGCCTTCATCGGCACGTTCGAACTGAGCGAAGCGATCACCGTCAACCGCAAGGTGACGCATGCGACCAGCACCATCGCCGACCTGGTCACCCAGTCGGAGAAACTGACGAACAGCGAAGTCGAGAACATTTTCGACGCGACCGCAGCCGTGCTATCGCCCTATCCGAGTGCCAACCTGAAGCTCGTGGTGGCCACTATCGGCCCCGATGCCAATGGCGACCCGATCGTCGTTGCCAGCCGTGCGCGCAACACCACCAAGTGGACGGAAAATACCGCGCCGCCGATCAGCCTGCCCGAAGGGCTCGACTACAGCAGCCAGCAGATCGTCATTGCCAAGAGCGAGTACAGCTACAAGGCCGTGTTCTCCAGCCTGAGCAAGGAGATCATCGGCAACGAGAGCTGGACCATGGGCGACATATTCTACCTGCGCCCGCGCAATTCGAGCTCAATCACGTTCAACTAGGCACGTGATTTTCTGAGGCCAAAATTCCAACTTTATGATTCTAATTCCACAAGGATGCATTCCAAAATTGATTTTTTGGAATGCATCGTTGGTTTTTCATATTCCAGAACATTTTCGCATCAACCCTTCGGCATGGCCGCCGGAGACGCCTCGCGCTGCGGCCGGAACGCATCGATCAACAGCGAAAACATCGAGCGGTCGGCGGCGACGAAGCCCCCGCCATAGACACGTTCGACCGCGTCATAGGCAGCCCCGTCGAGCTCGTTGAGGCGCACCAGTTCCGCCACCAGCAACTTCTTGAGCGCATCCGGCAATCCGCGACGAACGGCATGAGGTCCGTGCGGGATGAGCCGCGAACGCCACACGATGGCCACTTCATCCATCGTCATCGTGCCGTCCGCGACAAGATCGTGGAGCGTACCGCGGTCGAAGCCTTTTTCGGGATCGCCGGACAGGCTGCTCCAGGCGATGGCGGCGTCGGCGGCCCCCAGCAGGACCGTCTTGACGGCGGATGCCGGCGCACCGGCAAAGGTGACCGACTGGAAATAGTCATCGACATGGATGCCGGCGCCCTGAAGCTCGATGAACGGCACCAGATGCCCGGCCGTCGAGCCGGGACGCGAGAGCACGAGGGTCGCGTCTTTCAGGTCCGCCAGCGACGCGGGTTTCCTGTCGGAACGGGCAACGATGATCGAATGGTAGCCGGTCGACCCATCCTCGGCCTTGGGAACCACCAACGGCTCCAGGCAGCGGCAGGCGGCCTCGGCGGCGGCATAGGCGCTGGCATTGTAGATGGCGTAATCGATGCGGGCCGAGGTGTGGGCGTCGATCAGCATCGCGGTGTCGGCCATCGGCAGCACTTCGACGGGGATGGCTAGCTCGAGCGACAGGCGGCGGCGGAAGGGCTCGATCCGCTTCAGGCCATGGCGCGGATTGGAACCGGCCACGAAGCCGATCCGCAGCACCTTGACGCGCTCACGCCAGTCGGAGTCATCGGCTCTGGCCGACGTCCCGAAAAGTGCGGCAGACGCGACGGCAAACGCCAAAACGAGACCGAACATCGTCCGGATCATCGGATCCCTACCCTATGTGCAAACCCTGGCCCCCGCCGCCGCTAGATATGACGGAACGCGGCAGCGAGTTCAAACGCCGACGGCAAATACGGTTACTGGGTATATTTTCCGGCCCCGTTGCCGCATTCGTTCGTCACACCGAAGCACCCCTCTCCGGGATACTCAGGCCTGTTCGAAGCCGGTCAGCACGTTGACGCAATTGATGCCGAGATCCTCGACCGCGTAGCCGCCTTCCATGATGAAGACCGTCGGTAGATCGAAACCGGCGAGCGCCTCGCCCATGCGCAGGAAATCCTGGTTTTTCAGCGCAAAGCCCGAGATCGGATCCTTCTCGAAGGTATCGAGACCGAGAGACACGACGAGCGCGTCGGCGCCGAAAGCGTCGATGGCCTTGCGCGCCGTGCCAAGCGCCTCCGCGTAGGCCGGCCAGGCCGTGCCGAGCGCCAGCGGCAGGTTGAGATTGTGCCCCTCGCCCGCACCCGTGCCGGTCTCGTCGGCATAGCCGAGGAAATACGGGTACTCGTCGGCCGGATCGGCGTGGATCG of Hyphomicrobiales bacterium contains these proteins:
- a CDS encoding pilus assembly protein; amino-acid sequence: MQAFRRRKIELPNWLGRSLPARFVRNEDGVYAIEFAMVAMPFFALLFMIFEVSFTIFANQILDNAVSDAARMIRTGQAQQQNFSQAEFKQQVCGGLVGLFDCDSYLHIDVKTFSSFGSVALSEPTDENGDVDDGSFSYNDGGANDIVVVRVFYEWPMISPLSGSHLADLSNGRRLLSSVAAFRNEPFPW